In Carassius auratus strain Wakin unplaced genomic scaffold, ASM336829v1 scaf_tig00049382, whole genome shotgun sequence, the sequence GATGCGGATTCTTCTGATGGGCAGAAACACTTGTGGGAAAAGCTCGTCTGGGAACTTGATCCTGGGAGAAAAGAGGTTTAAAAGGCATGAGTCTGAAGTGTGTGAGGGTCAGACTCAGATCAGAGGGAAGCAGGTCTCTGTGATTGATTGTCCAGATCTACTGGATCCAGATCTGAATGAAGAGCAGCTGGAGAAGATGAAAGAGCAGCTGCTCTCTGGATGTTCAGCAGGTCTCAGTTCAGTTCTGCTCACCGTTCCTCTGGAGAAACCTCTGCAAAATGAGCAACAGATCCTGGATTATATTGAGTGTTTGTTTGGTCCTGAAGTTCAGAAGTACATCATGATTCTGTTCACACATGGAGATGATCTGGAGGGTCTGGATCAGACCACTGATGAACATCTGAAACCCAAAGATCATGAGGATCTGCAGCGACTCGTGACTGAATGTGGAGGAAAGTCTCACTGTTTCAGTAAGATGAAGAAAGTGAAGGCTCAAGTTGAAGATCTGCTGCAGAAGATTGAAGGAATGATGACGGAGAACGGAGGGAGATTCTTCATCAAACAGATGAAGAGGAGCGACAGCATGGACGTTCTTAATGTCAGCTGTACGTCTTGTTTCTGTTAATTACTTCTCAAATACACACAACACTGATCTTAAAGAGAGATTTCTGCGATTGTATTAAACTGCTCATTTCTGTTGTAGTTTCAGGAAAGAGTTTACCATATCCAGTCTCCAGATGAAGCTGATGCAGTTCCTGAGAGGAAAGACCAGATCAGACTGGCTCTGATGAGAAAAACTGGACTCTGTAATAGTGCTGCAAACACATCATGGATATCAAACAGTGTCCGTGAGAAACTACAGTCTCAGTGATTACGAAACACAAGACTCCTAAAGCACTTCTGTTCTTATCAGCGATGTATTAAATCATGCAGCGATCACAGTAATACACGATCACTGCACGAGCTGCGAGTGACTCTGAACAACTGGAATAAACACACCCTTCTTTCTCATGATGTTCTCTGTTCATATAAAGTGCTTTCTGTGTCGCTATCCAGAGGAGTGAGTTTCCTTTCAGAGGGGAATCGGTCAAATATCAGAACACTGAAAGAATAAAGTTGATTTATTGTGATTCTGAGcgctgtctgtgtctgtgtttgctgtTGAACTCAACTGTGTTCAAGACTCATCTGTCCATCAATCTCAGCACAAAGATATGAAGGCATGCATGTGTTGTTTCTGAGTTATTGTTTTCATCACACATCTTCACTCTTGCTCAGAGGAGCGTCTGAAGCTGTTCCCTGTTCTGGAGATGATCTGTCTTCAGAAGTCAAACGCTTCAGATGAACAGCAGTCCGAGCAGAGTCCAGCGTTATTTTCTGTCTGATATTCAGTCACCCGAGGGGCGTCACTCTGAGCCTGTCGCTGCGTGTTTGTTTGAAGAAGATCTTTTAGTAGTGATGGACAGAAACATCATGATTCACATCAACCTGTTAAACAAGTTTGTTAGACAGCCACACCTCTGATAAGAAATAGTAACATACTTTTTAATTGTTAAACTTCAGTCTAAAACACAGCACAGtgaaagaaattatattatatagaaaaatattcTATCAAACACTATCAAAACAGTTTCATATAGATGAACATCTTCACAAGTG encodes:
- the LOC113089363 gene encoding immune-associated nucleotide-binding protein 1-like — encoded protein: MAEATKTLPDIFIFDSSPDDAVMRILLMGRNTCGKSSSGNLILGEKRFKRHESEVCEGQTQIRGKQVSVIDCPDLLDPDLNEEQLEKMKEQLLSGCSAGLSSVLLTVPLEKPLQNEQQILDYIECLFGPEVQKYIMILFTHGDDLEGLDQTTDEHLKPKDHEDLQRLVTECGGKSHCFSKMKKVKAQVEDLLQKIEGMMTENGGRFFIKQMKRSDSMDVLNVSFSGKSLPYPVSR